From the Paraburkholderia sp. PREW-6R genome, one window contains:
- a CDS encoding glycosyl transferase family 1 → MEEATFSLDHFEQLVYTRQHVRAAIQLIAALALLQQKRGAIDGSFRASGISHLPAAEQRERFCTRLASAASTLFADPDFKLPDECFRLFLTLHEWVGIVFSATAFGNADHVARYLNPRGPENGEFLPGDRFVEKLCVLYSTESELELRISELWAYDKTLAACLALVLLAPVFKGSANAHLKREALIEWLPGKLQQIGDLDDLPTALLHNAYMFCSYADTPRRHEIKRDINVLVRRKLAQLGLTDLPVEPSTAGKQEHRRSKKPLMLVVLEWFGGAHSIYRTHSRTLEAAREHFEVVAFGFGYAIDDIGRKVFDRFIELERPEYIGECLKSIRDFAEAEKPDVLYMPSVGMFVLTVFMSNLRVAPLQIAGLGHPATTHSDKIDYVSVEEDYVGDPACFSERLLKLPRNGQPYRPSVSLPNIVAEIPPPRDTVEVVITASAMKLNPGFLAACNEIAARAVTPVEFHFMSGVPAGLALERMRHVIGQAVPRAFVHGFHDYAGYLARVNRSDLFLSPFPFGNTNGIVDAVTLGLPGVCRKGPEVFERIDGALFERVSMPAWTTAVGTEAYIAAAVRMIDGHEERTNLRRHLIEMRAVERCFEGKPEIFGERVFELTRTRRQHHAQEPAQGIVEQV, encoded by the coding sequence ATGGAAGAAGCCACCTTTTCTCTCGACCACTTCGAGCAGCTCGTCTACACGCGGCAACACGTCAGGGCAGCAATCCAGCTCATTGCCGCGCTCGCGCTTCTGCAGCAAAAGCGCGGCGCGATAGACGGCAGCTTTCGCGCTTCCGGCATCAGCCATCTGCCGGCAGCCGAACAGCGGGAGCGCTTCTGCACAAGGCTCGCGAGCGCGGCGTCCACGTTGTTCGCTGATCCCGATTTCAAGCTGCCCGACGAATGCTTCAGGCTCTTTCTTACGCTGCATGAATGGGTCGGCATTGTGTTTTCGGCCACCGCTTTCGGCAATGCCGATCATGTCGCCCGCTACCTGAATCCGCGTGGCCCGGAAAACGGCGAGTTTCTTCCGGGCGACCGTTTCGTGGAGAAGCTGTGTGTGCTTTATTCCACCGAGTCTGAGCTTGAACTGAGAATTTCCGAGCTTTGGGCTTATGACAAAACTCTCGCGGCCTGTCTCGCGCTGGTTCTACTCGCGCCGGTATTTAAAGGGTCCGCGAACGCGCATCTGAAACGCGAGGCGCTGATCGAATGGCTGCCCGGCAAATTGCAACAGATCGGCGACCTCGACGATTTGCCCACCGCGTTGCTGCACAACGCGTACATGTTCTGTAGCTACGCTGATACGCCCCGGCGCCATGAGATCAAACGCGACATCAACGTGTTGGTGCGCCGCAAGCTGGCTCAATTGGGATTGACCGATTTACCCGTTGAGCCATCCACCGCCGGCAAACAGGAGCACCGGCGCAGCAAAAAACCTTTGATGCTCGTCGTGCTCGAGTGGTTCGGCGGCGCGCATTCCATCTATCGGACGCATTCCCGCACGCTCGAAGCTGCGCGTGAACATTTCGAAGTGGTGGCATTCGGCTTCGGCTACGCGATCGACGACATCGGGCGCAAGGTATTCGATCGTTTCATTGAACTGGAAAGGCCGGAATACATCGGTGAATGCCTGAAGAGCATTCGTGACTTCGCGGAGGCCGAGAAGCCGGACGTGCTGTACATGCCGAGCGTCGGCATGTTCGTGCTAACCGTGTTCATGTCGAACTTGCGGGTCGCACCACTGCAAATCGCCGGTCTCGGGCACCCCGCCACCACGCATTCCGACAAGATCGACTATGTCAGCGTAGAAGAAGATTACGTGGGCGACCCCGCGTGTTTCAGCGAACGCTTGCTGAAATTACCCCGGAACGGACAGCCGTACCGGCCGTCGGTGTCGCTACCCAACATCGTGGCGGAGATTCCGCCGCCGCGCGATACGGTGGAAGTCGTCATCACGGCCAGCGCGATGAAACTCAATCCAGGCTTTCTCGCTGCATGCAACGAGATTGCTGCACGCGCGGTGACGCCGGTCGAATTTCATTTCATGAGCGGCGTGCCCGCCGGCCTCGCGCTCGAGCGAATGCGTCATGTAATCGGACAGGCGGTGCCGCGCGCTTTCGTGCACGGCTTTCACGACTACGCGGGCTACCTTGCGCGCGTGAACCGCTCGGACCTCTTTCTCAGCCCGTTTCCGTTTGGCAATACCAACGGCATCGTGGATGCGGTCACCCTGGGCCTGCCCGGTGTCTGCAGGAAAGGTCCAGAGGTTTTCGAGCGTATCGATGGCGCGTTGTTCGAGCGTGTGAGCATGCCGGCGTGGACCACGGCCGTGGGTACCGAGGCCTACATTGCAGCCGCCGTGCGAATGATCGACGGCCACGAAGAGCGGACAAACCTGCGACGGCATCTCATCGAGATGCGCGCCGTGGAACGTTGCTTCGAAGGAAAGCCGGAGATCTTCGGGGAACGCGTGTTCGAGTTGACACGCACGCGTCGGCAGCATCATGCGCAGGAGCCGGCCCAAGGAATCGTCGAGCAGGTTTGA
- a CDS encoding cadmium resistance transporter, with the protein MLSLALLAIAAYAATNIDNLFVLLAFLADAKSPGQRRRVIAGQCAGSLTLIAASALLALMLTRLPAGYVGLLGLLPIGVGLAKAWERFGPVKSGVKPPGPAMAESSETGVQSADSANASHPSDPQRVTRFAGTVASASTAKHTNDTLPAESAKHAAAPEPSGHAPSPSRSTSWWTVACVAVANGSDNLAVYVPLYAAHSHGEGALISLVFTAMIALWCAGSVWLVEHPLLGAPIRRYGTALLPFILLIIGGSVIAENDTLRIVFGV; encoded by the coding sequence ATGCTCAGTCTTGCCCTCCTCGCGATCGCGGCTTACGCGGCGACCAATATCGACAACCTGTTCGTGCTGTTGGCGTTTCTCGCTGACGCGAAAAGTCCTGGACAACGGCGTCGCGTAATCGCCGGGCAGTGCGCGGGCTCGCTGACCTTGATCGCGGCGTCGGCGCTGCTCGCCCTGATGTTGACGCGCCTGCCCGCCGGCTACGTCGGGTTGCTCGGGTTGTTGCCGATTGGCGTGGGGCTTGCGAAAGCCTGGGAGCGATTCGGGCCGGTGAAGTCCGGGGTAAAGCCGCCCGGGCCAGCCATGGCTGAAAGCAGCGAAACGGGCGTGCAGTCGGCGGATTCGGCAAACGCGAGCCATCCGTCAGACCCGCAACGCGTTACACGTTTTGCCGGAACCGTTGCATCTGCGTCAACCGCGAAGCACACGAATGACACCCTGCCCGCCGAGTCTGCCAAACATGCGGCCGCACCTGAACCTTCCGGCCACGCTCCCTCACCCAGCCGCAGCACGTCCTGGTGGACGGTCGCCTGTGTGGCCGTCGCCAACGGCTCCGACAACCTGGCGGTCTATGTGCCGCTTTACGCAGCTCATTCACATGGCGAAGGCGCACTGATTTCGCTGGTTTTCACCGCGATGATCGCGCTGTGGTGCGCAGGGTCCGTCTGGCTTGTCGAGCACCCGTTGCTTGGCGCGCCGATCCGTCGTTACGGCACTGCATTGCTGCCGTTCATCCTGCTTATCATCGGTGGATCGGTCATTGCAGAGAACGATACATTGCGTATCGTGTTTGGTGTCTAG
- a CDS encoding DMT family transporter, whose protein sequence is MNTKNILQLLILAALWGASFLFIRVGVTDFGVAPLMALRVGIGAAFLAVMLITRRPLRQSVTTLRTRAFPLLIVGMLNSAAPFCLFAYAELTLSAGVTSVINASTPLWGALVGYVWLRDRLSALRTLGLVIGFLGVLMLVWDQIATPNGSAATPRAAALAAAAALGATLLYGIAANYTKRHLTGVDALTVAAGTMTGATIVLLPLAVIYWPTTPVSLHAWGAVVALGVACTGVAYMLFFHLIAVAGPARAITVTFVIPIFGILWGAMFLGEGVSPGMLEGCGVILVGTALATGVVKRLPRIWPRRADS, encoded by the coding sequence ATGAACACAAAAAACATCCTCCAGTTGCTGATCCTTGCCGCGCTATGGGGCGCGTCGTTTCTGTTTATCCGGGTCGGCGTCACCGACTTCGGCGTCGCTCCGCTGATGGCGCTGCGCGTAGGCATCGGCGCGGCATTTCTCGCGGTCATGCTGATTACCCGACGGCCGTTGCGTCAGTCGGTGACCACCCTGCGCACACGCGCGTTCCCGCTGCTGATAGTGGGCATGCTGAACTCGGCAGCGCCATTCTGTCTTTTTGCGTACGCTGAACTCACGCTGTCGGCGGGTGTCACGTCCGTCATCAATGCCAGCACGCCGCTTTGGGGCGCGCTTGTCGGATATGTGTGGCTGCGCGACCGGCTGAGCGCGCTGCGCACGCTCGGTCTCGTGATCGGCTTTCTGGGCGTGCTGATGCTGGTGTGGGATCAGATCGCCACACCGAACGGGTCGGCCGCGACGCCGCGCGCCGCCGCGCTCGCAGCCGCTGCTGCGCTTGGCGCGACGCTGCTCTACGGGATCGCAGCCAACTACACGAAGCGCCATCTGACCGGGGTGGATGCGCTCACCGTTGCGGCCGGCACCATGACCGGCGCCACGATCGTGCTGCTGCCGCTCGCGGTGATCTACTGGCCCACGACGCCCGTCTCACTGCATGCGTGGGGCGCGGTGGTTGCGCTAGGCGTCGCGTGCACGGGCGTCGCGTACATGCTGTTCTTCCACCTGATCGCGGTGGCCGGGCCGGCGCGTGCGATCACGGTCACGTTCGTGATTCCGATTTTCGGGATTCTGTGGGGCGCGATGTTTCTCGGAGAAGGTGTGTCGCCCGGGATGCTGGAAGGTTGCGGCGTCATTCTGGTCGGAACGGCGCTTGCCACGGGTGTGGTCAAGCGGCTGCCGAGAATATGGCCGCGTCGGGCCGACAGTTGA
- a CDS encoding DUF2844 domain-containing protein: MPDSLFSLSAASLTLVCLTLVTDAHAELGGTMPTSAVSHAAAPTASLNGALRVRTFTDTGKTTINEYATSTGQIVAYTWQGPTMPDLRALLGNYADSFRAGAAALPADGNLHIARVARPDVIVETGGPMRSYVGRAWLPGALPAGVTADDLR; encoded by the coding sequence ATGCCAGACTCCCTCTTCTCACTTAGTGCCGCGTCGCTGACGCTCGTGTGCTTAACCCTTGTGACGGACGCACACGCCGAACTCGGCGGCACGATGCCCACGTCCGCGGTTTCACACGCAGCCGCGCCCACGGCGTCGCTGAACGGCGCGCTGCGCGTGCGCACTTTCACCGACACCGGCAAGACGACGATCAACGAATACGCGACGAGCACCGGGCAGATCGTCGCGTACACGTGGCAGGGGCCGACCATGCCGGACCTGCGTGCGTTGCTGGGCAACTACGCAGATTCGTTTCGCGCTGGAGCGGCCGCGCTGCCGGCGGATGGCAACCTGCATATCGCCCGCGTTGCCCGACCGGACGTGATCGTGGAAACCGGCGGTCCGATGCGAAGCTATGTTGGGCGCGCATGGCTACCCGGTGCGTTGCCGGCAGGCGTGACTGCGGACGACCTTCGCTGA
- a CDS encoding L-lactate permease — protein MFHQLLTPVANSLFPSFLVAVLPIVVVLVMLGLARRPAWQASLAGLIVGLVVAIFVWQFPVGLAINSVVAGAVFACWPVMWIVFTAILLYNIAQRSGRFAAFRMWMIDNLPNDRRVVLVVIGFSFGALLEGISGFGTPIAITSSLLILLGFPTLEALTFTLIFNTAPVAFGALGVPITVLGAVTHLPADSLAKMVGRQLPFFALLLPFYVIAVYAGVRNMLRVWPVLLVSGASFALTQFVASNYVNYSLTDVLSSMVSLVLTIAFLRVWKPVADPKFAVNIDRVAEVRGKIGGAQGWYPWIIVSVVVIVWTVAKIFLIGDVKVPWPGLDKAVFITLYHTPYGAIWDFQPLATGTAILVAAIITALVVKLSARDFGAAVADTWVQTRIAILTVATIVGLAYLMNYSGLTYTLGLGVASVGGFFPLVSAFLGWVAVFLSGSDTSGNALFGNLQVVAANQLNLNPILMAATNSSGGVMGKMISPQNISTGVATTELKGKEGVVFARTFKHSILLTVLLGLLVWLQQNVLQGMIPH, from the coding sequence ATGTTTCACCAACTACTCACTCCGGTCGCTAATTCTCTTTTTCCGTCGTTTCTCGTCGCGGTGCTACCTATCGTCGTCGTGCTCGTGATGCTGGGCCTTGCGCGACGGCCCGCGTGGCAGGCTTCGCTCGCGGGGCTGATCGTCGGACTGGTCGTGGCGATCTTCGTGTGGCAATTTCCGGTCGGCCTCGCGATCAATTCGGTGGTTGCGGGCGCCGTGTTTGCGTGCTGGCCGGTGATGTGGATCGTCTTCACCGCGATCCTGCTGTACAACATCGCGCAACGTTCGGGACGCTTCGCGGCGTTTCGCATGTGGATGATCGACAACCTGCCGAACGACCGGCGAGTCGTGCTGGTCGTGATCGGTTTCTCGTTCGGCGCGCTGCTCGAAGGCATCTCCGGCTTCGGCACACCGATTGCCATTACGAGTTCGCTACTGATCCTGCTCGGCTTTCCGACGCTGGAGGCGCTGACTTTCACGCTGATCTTCAATACCGCGCCGGTGGCGTTCGGCGCGCTCGGCGTGCCGATCACCGTGCTCGGCGCGGTGACTCACTTGCCGGCCGATTCGCTTGCCAAAATGGTGGGTCGCCAGTTGCCCTTCTTCGCGTTGCTGTTGCCGTTTTACGTGATCGCCGTGTATGCGGGCGTGCGCAACATGCTGCGAGTGTGGCCTGTGCTGCTCGTATCAGGGGCGAGCTTCGCGCTGACGCAGTTCGTTGCGTCGAACTACGTGAACTACAGCCTGACCGACGTGTTGTCGTCGATGGTGTCCCTCGTTCTCACGATTGCATTTCTGCGCGTCTGGAAGCCGGTGGCCGATCCAAAGTTCGCGGTGAACATCGACCGTGTGGCCGAGGTGCGCGGCAAGATAGGCGGCGCGCAGGGCTGGTATCCGTGGATCATCGTGTCGGTGGTGGTGATCGTGTGGACCGTCGCGAAGATTTTCCTGATCGGCGATGTGAAGGTGCCGTGGCCCGGGCTCGACAAGGCAGTCTTCATCACGCTTTACCACACGCCTTACGGGGCGATCTGGGACTTCCAGCCGCTTGCGACGGGCACCGCGATTCTCGTGGCCGCCATCATCACGGCGCTCGTCGTGAAACTGAGCGCACGCGACTTCGGCGCGGCCGTTGCCGATACGTGGGTGCAAACGCGCATCGCCATTCTCACGGTGGCGACGATCGTCGGGCTCGCGTATCTGATGAACTACTCGGGACTGACGTACACGTTAGGGCTAGGCGTGGCGTCGGTGGGAGGCTTTTTCCCGCTGGTGTCGGCGTTTCTCGGCTGGGTCGCCGTGTTCCTGTCCGGCAGCGACACGTCAGGCAACGCGCTCTTCGGCAACCTCCAGGTGGTGGCGGCCAATCAGTTGAATCTGAATCCGATACTGATGGCCGCGACCAACTCGTCGGGCGGCGTGATGGGCAAGATGATCTCGCCGCAAAACATCTCGACCGGCGTGGCGACGACCGAGCTCAAGGGTAAGGAAGGCGTGGTGTTCGCGCGCACGTTCAAGCATTCGATTCTGCTGACTGTCTTGCTCGGCTTGCTGGTGTGGCTGCAGCAGAACGTGTTGCAGGGGATGATTCCGCATTGA
- the bamC gene encoding outer membrane protein assembly factor BamC, with protein sequence MTDLRLTKRFAVMLMAGGLVAGCGTSSPTKIDYKSDSKSKQVSLAVPPNMIDETADQRSLPPQGGETSLSTLKQVQAQAPAANTLTVVPQVTGMHIQRDGTESWLVIDNKTPEQAWAQIRRFWQEQGFLLVVDQRDKGVMETDWNETHAQINDGLIRNTLSKAMGNSYVTSERNKYRTRLEAAPNGGTYVFISQKGMREALTGTNNDSSTWVPKPNDPGLEQEYLKRLMASLALADSRAKPAGTQSAELSPAGAQAAPNAATAGAKSAAAATAAQNVALSAQQPMPDADSAANTQAQFSSTELTLGEPYDRAWLRVGLALDRSNFTVDDRDLTRGLYFVRYVDPKDMTSAEQGFWSQVFHGKKEKVAKQYRVNVRALTPNETRVAVVDDKGNIDESPQAKQIMGLMVDQLH encoded by the coding sequence ATGACTGATCTTCGTCTTACCAAGCGGTTCGCAGTAATGCTGATGGCAGGCGGGCTGGTCGCCGGCTGCGGCACCTCGTCGCCTACCAAAATCGACTATAAGAGCGACTCCAAGTCAAAGCAGGTTTCGCTTGCCGTACCGCCAAACATGATCGACGAGACGGCCGATCAGCGTTCGTTGCCTCCGCAAGGCGGCGAAACCTCGTTGTCCACGCTCAAGCAGGTTCAGGCACAAGCGCCGGCGGCCAATACGCTGACGGTGGTGCCGCAGGTCACCGGCATGCATATCCAGCGCGACGGCACGGAAAGCTGGCTGGTGATCGACAACAAGACGCCCGAGCAGGCCTGGGCGCAAATCCGCCGTTTCTGGCAGGAACAGGGCTTCCTGCTCGTGGTCGATCAGCGCGACAAGGGCGTGATGGAGACCGACTGGAACGAAACGCATGCGCAGATCAACGACGGTCTGATCCGTAACACGCTGTCCAAAGCAATGGGCAACAGCTATGTGACTTCGGAGCGCAACAAGTACCGCACGCGTCTCGAAGCGGCACCGAACGGCGGCACTTATGTGTTCATCAGCCAGAAGGGCATGCGCGAAGCGCTGACGGGCACGAACAACGATTCGAGCACATGGGTACCCAAGCCGAACGACCCGGGCCTCGAACAGGAATACCTGAAGCGCCTGATGGCGTCACTTGCGTTGGCGGACTCGCGCGCGAAGCCGGCCGGTACGCAAAGCGCCGAGCTGTCGCCGGCTGGCGCACAAGCTGCGCCGAACGCGGCCACAGCGGGTGCGAAATCCGCGGCGGCTGCTACCGCTGCGCAAAACGTCGCGCTGTCGGCGCAACAACCTATGCCAGATGCCGACTCGGCGGCCAACACGCAAGCGCAGTTTTCGTCCACCGAGTTGACCCTCGGCGAACCGTACGACCGGGCATGGCTGCGCGTGGGCCTTGCGCTCGACCGCAGTAACTTCACGGTCGACGACCGCGATCTCACGCGCGGTCTGTATTTCGTGCGTTATGTCGATCCCAAGGACATGACATCGGCGGAACAGGGCTTCTGGAGTCAGGTTTTCCACGGCAAGAAGGAAAAAGTTGCCAAGCAGTATCGCGTGAACGTGCGCGCATTGACACCGAACGAGACCCGGGTAGCCGTCGTCGACGACAAAGGCAATATCGACGAGAGCCCTCAGGCGAAGCAGATCATGGGGCTGATGGTCGATCAACTGCACTGA
- a CDS encoding methyltransferase, protein MNPTNANRPFRAGAPDHASCAYRTSDAPRPHLRQSAATALFTVLTTLAATLCLTACTAPATSAATSSAQLNPSTLDGAISGPQRGDKARERDVYRHPQQTLQFFELAPSQTVLEIAPGGGWYTEILAPYLHAHGKLYEAEYVGPGAPSAESQTSQAAFARKLAATPAVYSGVVVGTLHDGQFSGFPANGTVDRVLTFRNIHNWIEDGQLDANLRAFYAALKPGGLLGVEEHRAAPGTSLEQTIQSGYVTEDYVINHAQAAGFQFAGRSEVNANPRDTKNYPNGVWSLPPTYRGGDVDRARFAAIGESDRMTLRFVKPAP, encoded by the coding sequence ATGAACCCAACAAACGCCAACCGTCCTTTCCGAGCCGGTGCGCCCGACCACGCGTCATGCGCCTACCGCACATCCGACGCACCGCGCCCACACCTGCGCCAATCTGCCGCCACTGCACTGTTCACCGTACTGACCACGCTCGCTGCAACGCTCTGTCTGACCGCCTGCACGGCGCCGGCGACGTCGGCCGCAACTTCGTCCGCACAACTCAACCCGTCGACGCTTGACGGCGCAATTTCCGGGCCGCAGCGTGGCGACAAAGCGCGCGAGCGCGACGTCTACCGTCATCCCCAGCAGACATTGCAATTCTTCGAACTCGCGCCGTCGCAGACCGTGCTCGAAATCGCGCCGGGCGGCGGCTGGTACACCGAAATCCTCGCGCCCTATCTGCATGCGCACGGAAAACTGTATGAGGCGGAATATGTCGGGCCGGGTGCGCCATCTGCGGAATCGCAGACGAGCCAGGCCGCTTTCGCGCGCAAACTGGCCGCGACGCCCGCCGTGTACAGCGGCGTCGTCGTCGGGACGCTGCACGATGGGCAATTCAGCGGTTTTCCGGCAAATGGGACCGTGGACCGGGTGCTGACCTTCCGCAATATCCATAACTGGATCGAGGATGGCCAGCTCGATGCGAACCTGCGCGCGTTCTACGCCGCGCTCAAGCCAGGCGGCCTGCTCGGCGTCGAGGAACACCGGGCGGCACCGGGCACATCGCTCGAACAGACGATTCAAAGCGGCTATGTCACGGAAGACTACGTGATCAACCACGCACAGGCGGCCGGTTTTCAGTTCGCGGGACGCAGCGAAGTGAACGCCAATCCGCGCGACACGAAGAATTACCCGAACGGCGTGTGGTCATTGCCCCCAACGTACCGAGGCGGCGACGTCGACCGGGCCCGGTTTGCGGCAATCGGCGAGTCGGATCGCATGACACTGCGCTTCGTGAAGCCCGCGCCGTGA
- a CDS encoding DUF3443 domain-containing protein, with the protein MKPPFPRLGSLLALSALCATLVACGGGGSSASSASAGSGPAPAANPGGATTPAGATPPASLGTSSTDTSVPQSTTPNVQPIAVATAPGLTRNMLTTSVTVCQPGTSHCATIDNVQVDTGSQGLRILASAMPSTLALPALSGGGNGGSGASAECAVFGGGYTWGAVRSADVRMAGQQASAIPIQVIADPAVPTVPSDCAGSGRAMQTLATLRANGVLGVGLFTSDCGSGCASTALPRWYYSCAADGTCAASAQPVAQQVTNPVSQFPLDNNGVVIDLPAIADAGAASVSGSMIFGIGTQANNVLGNATVLNTNSQTGFVTTTRNGQTYNQSYLDSGSNGYFFSDTQLPQCGYWYCPSSTQSASAVIAGTNGTLSAVTFAIGNSSLLFASGNNAFNNLAGISSNAFCWGLPFFFGRRVYTAIASRTTPAGPGPYFAF; encoded by the coding sequence ATGAAACCGCCATTCCCCCGTCTCGGTTCGTTACTCGCCCTGTCCGCGCTCTGCGCCACGCTGGTTGCGTGCGGCGGCGGAGGCAGCAGCGCAAGCAGCGCGTCTGCTGGCTCCGGCCCTGCTCCAGCCGCCAACCCCGGCGGCGCAACCACGCCGGCGGGTGCCACGCCGCCTGCGTCATTGGGCACCTCCAGCACAGATACCTCCGTACCGCAGTCGACCACGCCCAACGTCCAGCCGATCGCCGTCGCCACCGCGCCCGGGCTGACGCGCAACATGCTTACGACAAGCGTCACGGTGTGCCAGCCGGGCACGAGCCATTGCGCGACGATCGACAACGTTCAGGTGGACACCGGCTCGCAAGGGCTGCGCATTCTCGCTTCCGCCATGCCCTCCACGCTGGCCCTGCCCGCGCTGAGCGGCGGCGGCAACGGCGGCAGCGGCGCTTCGGCCGAATGCGCGGTATTCGGCGGCGGCTACACGTGGGGCGCGGTGCGCAGCGCAGATGTTCGAATGGCCGGCCAGCAGGCCAGTGCGATTCCAATTCAGGTGATCGCGGACCCTGCGGTTCCGACGGTTCCCTCCGACTGCGCCGGCTCGGGCCGAGCCATGCAGACGCTTGCCACACTCAGAGCCAACGGCGTTCTCGGTGTTGGCCTTTTTACCTCGGACTGCGGCAGCGGCTGTGCGAGCACCGCACTGCCGCGTTGGTACTACAGTTGCGCGGCTGATGGCACATGCGCGGCAAGCGCGCAACCCGTTGCGCAACAAGTGACGAATCCCGTAAGCCAATTTCCCCTCGATAACAACGGCGTGGTAATCGACCTGCCCGCGATCGCCGATGCCGGCGCCGCCAGCGTATCCGGCTCGATGATCTTCGGCATTGGCACCCAGGCGAACAACGTGCTCGGCAATGCAACCGTGCTGAACACAAATTCACAGACCGGCTTCGTTACCACGACCCGCAATGGACAGACATACAACCAAAGCTATCTGGACAGTGGCTCGAACGGCTACTTCTTCAGCGACACCCAACTGCCGCAATGCGGCTACTGGTACTGCCCGAGCTCGACGCAATCAGCCAGCGCAGTGATTGCCGGCACGAACGGCACTTTGAGCGCAGTGACGTTTGCAATCGGCAACTCCAGCCTGCTGTTCGCCTCCGGCAACAACGCGTTCAACAATCTCGCCGGCATTTCCAGCAATGCATTTTGCTGGGGGCTGCCATTCTTTTTCGGACGACGCGTGTACACCGCAATCGCCTCCCGGACCACGCCTGCCGGCCCGGGTCCCTACTTCGCATTCTGA